In Carassius gibelio isolate Cgi1373 ecotype wild population from Czech Republic chromosome B20, carGib1.2-hapl.c, whole genome shotgun sequence, the following are encoded in one genomic region:
- the LOC127984195 gene encoding costars family protein ABRACL isoform X1 gives MVVLSYFNRSIVSRAAAQNHHKVTKMNVEHEVGLLVDEIRRLGNTNADGKISVKFGVLFNDDQCANLFEALVGTLKAAKRKKIITFEGELLLQGVHDNVDVILLQD, from the exons ATGGTAGTGCTTTCTTATTTCAATCGGTCTATAGTCAGCAGAGCGGCGGCACAAAACCACCACAAAG TGACAAAAATGAATGTGGAACATGAAGTTGGACTGCTCGTTGATGAGATTCGTCGACTGGGCAATACAA ATGCAGATGGGAAGATCAGTGTCAAATTTGGAGTCTTGTTTAATGATGACCAATGCGCCAACCTCTTTGAAGCTCTGGTCGGAACGCTGAAAGCGGCCAAGCGAAAGAAGATCATCACATTCGAAGGGGAGCTCTTACTGCAAGGAGTTCACGACAACGTTGATGTCATATTACTGCAGGACTGA
- the LOC127984195 gene encoding costars family protein ABRACL isoform X2, which yields MNVEHEVGLLVDEIRRLGNTNADGKISVKFGVLFNDDQCANLFEALVGTLKAAKRKKIITFEGELLLQGVHDNVDVILLQD from the exons ATGAATGTGGAACATGAAGTTGGACTGCTCGTTGATGAGATTCGTCGACTGGGCAATACAA ATGCAGATGGGAAGATCAGTGTCAAATTTGGAGTCTTGTTTAATGATGACCAATGCGCCAACCTCTTTGAAGCTCTGGTCGGAACGCTGAAAGCGGCCAAGCGAAAGAAGATCATCACATTCGAAGGGGAGCTCTTACTGCAAGGAGTTCACGACAACGTTGATGTCATATTACTGCAGGACTGA
- the ptrhd1 gene encoding putative peptidyl-tRNA hydrolase PTRHD1 has protein sequence MATPSSGTSRRLVQYVIVRSDLIHTLSWPLGAVITQACHAATAAIHLHYSDPDTQEYLAELDSMHKVVLQAPDEASLNTLSSALREKDIAHKLWMEQPENIPTCLALKPYPKETVQPFLKKFKLFK, from the exons ATGGCAACGCCGAGCAGTGGCACTTCCCGGCGTTTAGTCCAGTATGTGATCGTCCGATCAGACCTGATACACACTTTATCATGGCCTTTAGGGGCGGTTATAACTCAAGCCTGTCACGCGGCCACTGCTGCCATTCATTTACACTACAGTGACCCTGATACTCAGGAGTATCTGGCAGAACTGGACAGCATGCACAAAGTAGTGCTGCAG GCACCAGACGAGGCATCCCTCAACACTCTTTCCAGTGCTCTACGTGAAAAAGACATTGCACATAAACTGTGGATGGAGCAGCCAGAGAATATCCCCACATGTTTGGCGTTGAAGCCCTACCCTAAAGAGACCGTGCAGCCATTTCTAAAAAAGTTCAAGCTTTTCAAGTGA